From a region of the Cervus canadensis isolate Bull #8, Minnesota chromosome 33, ASM1932006v1, whole genome shotgun sequence genome:
- the MYCT1 gene encoding myc target protein 1: MRGCVKIIFLLPNYKDTDSKFFWTHWLFFSLLFFVDIMANNTTSLGSPWPENFWEDVIMSFTVSVATVLVIGGFIWALSVCLSRRRASAPISQWSSSRRPRSSYTHGLNRNGFYRHSGCERRSNLSLASLTFQRQASLEQANSFPRKSSFRGSTFHPFLQCPPLPVETESQLVTFPSSTTSSTINTSHSLGRPDFHWSNNNLRIGVSTPPPPAYESIIKAFSDS, from the exons ATGAGAGgttgtgtgaaaattatttttctcctgcCGAACTACAAAGACACAGACTCAAAGTTCTTCTGGACACActggcttttcttctctcttctcttctttgtgGATATTATGGCTAATAACACAACAAGTTTAGGGAGCCCATGGCCAGAAAACTTTTGGG aGGATGTGATAATGTCCTTCACGGTATCCGTGGCAACGGTACTTGTAATCGGAGGATTTATTTGGGCTTTGTCTGTCTGTTTGTCTCGAAGAAGGGCCAGCGCCCCCATCTCGCAGTGGAGTTCAAGCCGGCGACCCAGATCTTCATATACCCACGGCCTCAACAGAAATGGATTTTACCGCCACAGTGGCTGTGAACGTCGAAGCAACCTCAGCCTGGCGAGCCTCACTTTCCAGCGACAAGCTTCCCTGGAACAAGCCAATTCCTTTCCAAGAAAATCAAGCTTCAGGGGCTCAACTTTCCACCCCTTTCTGCAATGCCCACCACTTCCTGTGGAAACTGAGAGTCAGCTAGTGACTTTCCCTTCATCCACCACCTCCTCCACCATCAACACTTCCCACAGCCTGGGCCGTCCGGATTTCCACTGGTCCAATAACAATCTTCGGATTGGCGTTTCAACACCACCCCCACCTGCCTACGAGTCCATCATAAAGGCTTTCTCGGATTCCTGA